One Bdellovibrionales bacterium genomic window, GACTAGTTTTTGATATGAGACGCTGCCTAACTTTGCAAGATGCGTCTCTGGCACTAAGCGTCTTTTTCGTCGTCTGTCAATTTTCAAATATTTCGGTGGCCGCCGCGATCAAGGCTGACTCTTCTGTTTTACGACGAAGGTCCATTGTTTCGCGTCTGCGAAGCTCATTTGCCTCTACCTGCATTTTAAGTTCGCTCATGTAGGCTTCCGAAACATAGGTTCCAGAACGTCTCAGAATGCCCATCAGAAAGCCTAACTTGGATCCCCGGCTTTTTACCCGTCCTGAATCAAGATCGTAAGCAAAGGCATCTAAAGAGTCCTGCACTTCCGACGCTAAAAGTGTACCTGCATGGAAAAGCTGTCGAATTTGTGTTCTTCCAAATCCGATATCCTGGAGAGAAGGAGGTATTTGAATATCTGACCAATCAATTGGGAGATCTACTGGTCCTAACGAGAGTGCAGGGTTTTGGTTTGCTTCTGATGGTTGGTTGTTAGTAGTAGTAGTATTTTTAATTAAATTTACACTACTACTACTAGAGCGCGTTGTGTCCGGTAACGTGTTCGCTTTGTGTTCGCTTTGAGGGATTTTTTGTGTTCGCTTTAGAGGTCATTTGTATGGCCAGGTAGCCATCAAAATGCTGATCTGGAATGCCAAATTCGATGAGACATCCCCTTCCTAATCCAAGCGGCCTTTTTGTGAGAAAACCGTCTAATTTCATCCGTTGTGTCGTTGTTTTTACTGAGCCAAGCCTAATGTTTGAAGCCTTTGCGAGGTATTCATGAGTTGTCGAAATCGTGCGGCTTCTTGATTGCAAACAGAGCTCAAGAATACTTTCAAAGATCTTTAAGCGATTGCCTGAAAGATTTTGCACGGAGTGATCAGTTCGATAAATTTGGCTGGACGGTGTGTTCGGGTTTTGTGTCCAGTGTAGTGTTCGCTTTGTGTTCGTGTGGTGTTCGCTATCTGTGTTCGATTCCTGCTGTGTTCGCTTTATACCATCTTTGTGTTCGCTATCTGTGTTCGCATTTATAAAACTCTTGCCAGTATTTTGAATTTCGAATTCTAGATGATTCTTGGGGTATTGAGACCGTTGATCGCGTTTCTCTAACAAAGAATGTGTTCGCTTTAAATCATTTTTGTGTTCGCTATCAATTCTATTTAACGAGAATGAACTATTTTTTGTGTTCGCTATTTGTGTTCGATTAGGATTTGAGTTCTGCGTGGTTGTCAATCCATCATTATTGTCTAATTCATTAGAATCACTATGTATATCAAAAATTGTGTTCGCTATTTGTGTTCGCTTTTCACCATCTTTGTGTTCGCTATCTGTGTTCGGATTGTTCAGAAAATCCGCGTGGGTCTGTCCATTAGATAAGTCGTCAGTGTGTTCGCTATCTGTGTTCGCTATCTGTGTTCGCATAACCTCATTTGAGGTATCTTTTAGAGTGAGATTTGGCGATGGAAAAACAAAGTGATTGCGATTCAGATCTACACTATCAGCGAGATTGTGTTCGCTTTCTTCATTTTTTGTGTTCGCTTTTTGTGTTCGCTTTTTCAGAGGCACATCAGAAGCCTCTGAATTGAAAATTGCCATGTCATTAGCAAGGGGTAGATCAACGTTCTCTGTCGACAATCCTCGATCGTTTAAATCGATTTTAGGATTCAGTTCGCTCTTGAGATCAGAGACCATTAAAGGTTTCACATCGGCGTCAAGGTTTGTAGAAGTCTCTTTTCCAGAGTCTCTTCTTTCTTCGCTGGCCTTCAAGGAGGCCATGGTCTCCTTTATTCCATAGCCCCTTTTTCCAGTGCGCACCGAGGGTACCTTTGGTCCCTTCGATGCCTTTTCTAGGAGATCGTCAAGCTTAGCCATGTCCCGTCTGCCTTAGGCTTACTGACTAACATCAGCTGGGAGTTTGGAAAGGCCAATGATCTCGTCAACGAGTTGAGCGATGTCTTTATAGAAATTTGAAGTTGGCGACAGGTCTGACTGTCCAGACTGAACACGATTTATCGTATTGTCTGCACGAATTACCGTGGAAAACAGTTCTGCTTTCGTGTTGCTCTCTAATGTTCCGAGGATTCCTTTAAGGACACGACCCAGCCGAGCTGGGACGACAGGCGGTTATCCAGTTGGTTGATGAGAATTCTCACCTCCGGCTGGTAAAATTCATATTCCATCAGCCACTCTCGCAAAGATTCCAGAGTCATCTGGACTCCCTCGATGCTAAACCTGGTCAAGAGAGTGGGGATAATAATGAGATCCGCTGCCAAACTTCCAAGAAAATTGATCTGTGAAAAACTGGGCGACATGTCAAAAATAACAAAATTGGAATTCTGATCTTTAATGAGGTTTCCAATGTAGGTTGCAGGATTCTTCTGAAACCCACTCAACTCAGTTTCAAGACGTGAGTTGAGCAGACTAGATGGCAGCACCTTGAGGCCATCATCGACATCAATGACAGCATCTTCGATATTGCACTTTCCAGTGATCACATCGTGGAGCACGTATCTGATCTTCTTTTGGAGACTTTCATCGTTAAGAAAAAACATGGTACTGTTTGCCTGTGGGTCCAAATCAACCACAAGTACTTCAAAACCAAGGTCTACCATCCTGCGGGCCATAGAAGTTGCGATGGAGGTCTTGCCTACTCCACCCTTATTGTTGCTGATCGCGATCGTTTTCTTGTTTGAATAACTAATACCGCGGTGACTGAAAAGCTTTCGAACAGCCGCTCGCGTGTACATTCTTGTTCTCCCTTTGAGACTTGATTCTTCATCAAGAATATTGAGGGCCTTGCTTAAAGCGCTAATTCGTTGAGGAGTCACACTTAACGAAACGGATAGTTCTTGCGTGGAAATCATAAACCTGCCTCCATTGGGTGGCTTTCGTAATTGGCCTGCTATTTCGAATAAAGGCCCCATTTAACATTATCGTGAAATAGTATTGTGCTTCGGTAAAGCAAAATTTTTACTTTACCGTCCCTAAGTCTAATGGCGTCAGCCATAGATGATTAGCCAGCCACTTATGATTGGCTGATTGGCCGAGGGTCACATTAAATGGGAAATGGGGATCTGAGTGCTCTCCAGCTCATTCGACTTTGGGCCTCTTCGATGAGTCAGGACAAGAGACCTGGGGCCTTTCGGATTTTTAACAGCGGTAATATCATCCATATGCGTATTTCTCTTTATGCCTGTGCATGTCCCTATACATATGCCAATCAAGGCTTTCGAAGGCGATTTGGCAACTGGCGGTCGAAAATGGACTCTGCGAGTCAGGAGAACCCTGCTAGGTTCGTTACTTCGCTTTTTGCTAAACGCCATTGAAATTTATGGCGACCATCTTGTAGGGGAGGGTGGCCTATGCGAGAAAGGTGAGGACTGTGTCTATATTCATAGGGTTTCCCAGAGTGTTAGCGACGGGGCCCAGATCGGGACCGGAATGGTGAGACTCTCAGTCTTCGCTTCGCAGTCTCATTGCCCTCCAGAATCCAAATGGCTCATCGCAAAATTGTACTCTCAAAAAGTGCCTTTAGATGGATTCCCTCGGGCATCTGAATCGTGAGAGGGATTCCTTCCTTATGATTATACGTCGCGTTGCTTCGTATTACTCCAGGAAATTATTCAGGAAATTTTTGACAAGCTGACCGCTGTGAAGCTAAGAACAGCAACTCCAAACAAAAGAATTTTCTAACTGACATAAGAGGACGATATGAAGTTGACGTGGAAACCCCTATTTCTGTTTGCTGTTGCGGTCTTTGCTTTGGGCTCAGCAGGTCTTGCATTTGGCTCAGAGGCTGATTTGATTTTGCCTAATTTGGACGTTCATTTTCCATTGATGGGCGATCTTGGGGGA contains:
- a CDS encoding AAA family ATPase yields the protein MISTQELSVSLSVTPQRISALSKALNILDEESSLKGRTRMYTRAAVRKLFSHRGISYSNKKTIAISNNKGGVGKTSIATSMARRMVDLGFEVLVVDLDPQANSTMFFLNDESLQKKIRYVLHDVITGKCNIEDAVIDVDDGLKVLPSSLLNSRLETELSGFQKNPATYIGNLIKDQNSNFVIFDMSPSFSQINFLGSLAADLIIIPTLLTRFSIEGVQMTLESLREWLMEYEFYQPEVRILINQLDNRLSSQLGWVVSLKESSEH